A region of Massilia sp. WG5 DNA encodes the following proteins:
- a CDS encoding CysB family HTH-type transcriptional regulator, with protein sequence MNLHQLRFVREAVRQNFNLTDAAKALFTSQPGVSKAIIELEDELGVDIFTRHGKRIRGLTEPGRLVLESVELIMQEIESLKRIGKEYAAQDSGSFIIATTHTQARYMLPKVVQAFMLKFPKVRLSLLQGNPRQIAEMVKNDQADLAIATESIAAVDGLITLPCYQWEHVLVVPHEHALTRSKAISLEEIAGYPLITYDAAFAGRSKIDHAFELRNLKPDVLLEAIDADVIKTYVELGMGVGIIAGMAFDPERDRNLRAIPVGQLFGMNVSRVAVKQGAYLRSYIYTFIELLAPTLNRKMVESAMRGTADNYEL encoded by the coding sequence ATGAACCTACATCAATTACGCTTTGTGCGCGAAGCGGTCCGCCAGAACTTCAACCTGACCGACGCCGCCAAGGCGCTGTTTACGTCCCAGCCCGGCGTCTCGAAGGCCATCATCGAGCTCGAGGACGAGCTCGGGGTCGACATCTTTACCCGTCACGGCAAGCGCATCCGCGGCCTGACCGAGCCGGGCCGGCTGGTGCTGGAGTCCGTCGAGCTGATCATGCAGGAGATCGAGAGCCTGAAGCGGATCGGCAAGGAATACGCGGCCCAGGACAGCGGCAGCTTCATCATCGCCACAACCCATACCCAGGCCCGCTACATGCTGCCGAAGGTGGTGCAGGCTTTCATGCTGAAGTTCCCCAAGGTGCGGCTGTCGCTGCTGCAGGGCAATCCGCGCCAGATCGCGGAAATGGTCAAGAACGACCAGGCGGATCTCGCCATCGCCACCGAATCGATCGCCGCCGTCGACGGCCTGATCACGCTGCCGTGCTACCAGTGGGAACACGTGCTGGTGGTGCCGCACGAACATGCGCTGACGCGCTCGAAGGCGATTTCGCTGGAAGAGATCGCCGGCTATCCCCTGATCACGTATGATGCCGCCTTCGCCGGCCGCAGCAAGATCGACCACGCCTTCGAACTGCGCAACCTGAAGCCCGACGTGCTGCTGGAAGCGATCGATGCCGACGTCATCAAGACCTATGTCGAGTTGGGCATGGGCGTGGGCATCATCGCCGGCATGGCCTTCGATCCGGAACGCGACCGCAATCTGCGTGCGATTCCCGTGGGCCAGCTGTTCGGGATGAATGTCTCGCGCGTGGCGGTGAAGCAGGGCGCTTACCTGCGCAGCTACATTTATACTTTCATCGAGCTGCTCGCGCCGACGCTCAACCGCAAGATGGTCGAGTCGGCGATGCGCGGGACGGCCGACAATTACGAGTTGTAA
- a CDS encoding nitrite/sulfite reductase, with translation MYRYDQYDHLIVRERIAQYRDQVQRRLNDELTEEEFLPLRLQNGLYMQRHAYMLRIAVPYGLLSTKQLRMFAHIARTYDRGYGHFTTRQNIQFNWIELEQTPDILTDLASVEMHAIQTSGNCIRNTTTDQFAGVAADEIIDPRPFCELIRQWSTFHPEFIALPRKFKIAVNGAVQDRAAIAVHDIGLTAVRNAAGDVGFKFMVGGGLGRTPIIGSTINEFVPWQDLLTYLEAVMRVYNQFGRRDNKYKARIKILVKAVGAEEFARLVEQEFADLKDGPETLTREELDRVAAYFTPPPYAALENIDPRAAGGKDAEDNKAFGNWLQRNVKPHKMAGYASVVLSLKKTGVPPGDATAEQMDFVADLADKYSFGELRVTHEQNLVLADVEQSKLFEIWQLAKAKGLATPNIGLLTDIIACPGGDYCSLANAKSIPIAAAIAQRFDDIDFQHDIGDIELNISGCINACGHHHVGHIGILGVDKDGSEWYQVSIGGAQGNEAALGKIIGPSFSASQMPEVVQRLLDVYLRERVDGERFVDVTQRLGVNPFKEHVYATPIPAGELAVGEDQYA, from the coding sequence ATGTACCGTTACGACCAATACGACCATCTCATCGTACGTGAGCGCATCGCCCAGTACCGCGACCAGGTGCAGCGCCGCCTCAACGACGAGCTGACCGAAGAAGAATTCCTGCCGCTGCGCCTGCAGAACGGCCTGTACATGCAGCGCCATGCCTACATGCTGCGCATCGCGGTGCCCTACGGCCTGCTCTCGACCAAGCAGCTGCGCATGTTCGCGCACATCGCCCGCACCTACGACCGCGGCTACGGCCACTTCACGACGCGCCAGAACATCCAGTTCAACTGGATCGAGCTGGAGCAGACCCCGGACATCCTGACCGACCTGGCTTCGGTGGAAATGCACGCGATCCAGACCTCGGGCAACTGCATCCGCAACACCACGACCGACCAGTTCGCCGGCGTGGCCGCGGACGAGATCATCGATCCGCGCCCGTTCTGCGAGCTCATCCGCCAGTGGAGTACCTTCCACCCGGAATTCATCGCCCTGCCCCGTAAGTTCAAGATCGCGGTCAACGGTGCCGTCCAGGACCGCGCCGCGATCGCCGTGCACGACATCGGCCTGACCGCCGTGCGCAACGCGGCCGGCGACGTCGGCTTCAAGTTCATGGTTGGCGGCGGCCTCGGCCGTACCCCGATCATCGGCAGCACGATCAACGAGTTCGTGCCCTGGCAGGACCTGCTGACCTACCTCGAGGCGGTCATGCGCGTGTACAACCAGTTCGGCCGCCGCGACAACAAGTACAAGGCCCGCATCAAGATCCTGGTGAAAGCCGTGGGCGCGGAAGAATTCGCGCGCCTGGTCGAACAGGAATTCGCCGACCTGAAGGACGGCCCGGAAACCCTGACCCGCGAAGAACTGGACCGCGTCGCCGCCTACTTCACGCCGCCGCCGTATGCCGCGCTGGAAAATATCGATCCGCGCGCCGCTGGCGGGAAAGATGCGGAAGACAACAAGGCCTTCGGCAACTGGCTGCAGCGCAACGTCAAGCCGCACAAGATGGCGGGCTACGCCTCGGTCGTGCTGTCGCTGAAGAAGACCGGCGTGCCGCCGGGCGACGCCACCGCCGAGCAGATGGATTTCGTGGCCGACCTGGCCGACAAGTACAGCTTCGGCGAACTGCGCGTGACCCACGAGCAGAACCTGGTGCTGGCCGACGTCGAGCAGTCGAAGCTGTTCGAGATCTGGCAGCTGGCCAAGGCCAAGGGCCTGGCGACGCCGAACATCGGCCTGCTGACCGACATCATCGCCTGCCCGGGCGGCGACTACTGCTCGCTGGCGAACGCGAAATCGATCCCGATCGCCGCCGCCATCGCCCAGCGCTTCGATGACATCGACTTCCAGCACGACATCGGCGACATCGAACTGAACATCTCCGGCTGCATCAATGCCTGCGGCCACCACCACGTCGGCCATATCGGCATCCTGGGCGTCGACAAGGACGGTTCCGAGTGGTACCAGGTGTCGATCGGCGGCGCCCAGGGCAATGAAGCCGCCCTCGGCAAGATCATCGGCCCCTCGTTCTCGGCCTCGCAGATGCCGGAAGTCGTGCAGCGCCTGCTCGACGTCTACCTGCGCGAGCGCGTCGACGGCGAGCGCTTCGTCGACGTCACCCAGCGCCTCGGGGTCAACCCGTTCAAGGAACATGTGTATGCCACGCCGATCCCGGCGGGCGAACTGGCAGTCGGAGAAGACCAATATGCCTAA
- a CDS encoding phosphoadenylyl-sulfate reductase, protein MSDLHLRTEETRGILERIARDHSPAVFASSLAAEDMVLTDLILKAALPIGIFSLETGRLHKETLDVLDKVKAHYGTEIALFRPQPELVEQYVTQNGLNAFYDSVEMRKECCRVRKVEPLGRALSGKKAWITGQRRAQSTTRAELAVQEDDAAHGMAKFNPLADWSEQDVWEYIRANDVPYNSLHERGYPSIGCEPCTRAIQPGEDIRAGRWWWENPESKECGLHLVDGKLIRIKSVAA, encoded by the coding sequence ATGAGCGACCTGCACCTGCGGACAGAAGAAACCCGCGGCATCCTGGAGCGCATCGCGCGCGATCATTCGCCGGCCGTGTTCGCTTCCAGCCTGGCGGCCGAGGACATGGTCCTGACCGACCTGATCCTGAAGGCTGCCCTGCCGATCGGCATCTTTTCGCTGGAAACCGGCCGCCTGCACAAGGAAACGCTGGACGTGCTGGACAAGGTCAAGGCCCACTACGGCACCGAGATCGCACTGTTCCGGCCGCAACCGGAACTGGTCGAGCAGTACGTGACGCAGAACGGCCTGAATGCCTTCTACGACAGCGTCGAGATGCGCAAGGAATGCTGCCGCGTGCGCAAGGTCGAGCCGCTCGGCCGCGCCCTGTCCGGCAAGAAGGCCTGGATCACCGGCCAGCGCCGCGCCCAGTCGACCACCCGCGCCGAACTGGCCGTGCAGGAAGACGACGCCGCGCACGGCATGGCCAAGTTCAATCCGCTGGCCGACTGGTCCGAGCAGGACGTCTGGGAATACATCCGCGCCAACGACGTGCCCTACAACAGCCTGCACGAGCGCGGCTATCCCTCGATCGGCTGCGAGCCCTGCACCCGGGCGATCCAGCCGGGCGAGGACATCCGCGCCGGCCGCTGGTGGTGGGAAAACCCGGAATCCAAGGAATGCGGCCTGCACCTGGTCGACGGCAAACTTATCCGCATCAAATCCGTGGCCGCCTGA
- the cysD gene encoding sulfate adenylyltransferase subunit CysD, which yields MTTFTDTPGALGDANFDVNSRHLDALESEAIHILREVAAECANPALLFSGGKDSVVLLRLAEKAFRPGKFPFPLVHIDTGHNFDEVIAFRDARAAELGERLIVGSVEESIRKGTVRLRNPQTDSRNAAQAVTLLETIAEYGFDACIGGARRDEEKARAKERIFSFRDEFGQWDPKAQRPELWDLYNTRVHPGENMRVFPISNWTELDVWQYIAREKLALPPIYYAHERQVIPRNGLLVPLTPLTPAREGEQVETQVVRFRTVGDISCTCPVASTASTPDDIIAETAITQITERGATRMDDQTSEASMEKRKKQGYF from the coding sequence ATGACGACTTTTACTGATACCCCAGGCGCGCTCGGCGACGCGAATTTTGACGTGAACTCGCGCCACCTCGACGCCCTCGAATCGGAAGCGATCCACATCCTGCGCGAAGTCGCGGCCGAGTGCGCGAATCCGGCCCTGCTGTTCTCGGGCGGCAAGGACTCCGTGGTGCTGCTGCGCCTGGCCGAGAAGGCTTTCCGCCCCGGCAAATTCCCCTTCCCGCTGGTGCACATCGACACCGGCCACAACTTCGACGAAGTGATCGCCTTCCGCGACGCGCGCGCCGCCGAACTGGGCGAACGCCTGATCGTCGGCTCGGTCGAGGAATCGATCAGGAAGGGCACGGTGCGCCTGCGTAACCCGCAAACCGATTCGCGCAACGCGGCCCAGGCCGTCACGCTGCTGGAAACCATCGCCGAATACGGCTTCGACGCCTGCATCGGCGGCGCCCGCCGCGACGAGGAAAAGGCGCGCGCCAAGGAGCGCATCTTCTCCTTCCGCGACGAATTCGGCCAGTGGGACCCGAAGGCCCAGCGCCCCGAACTGTGGGACCTGTATAACACCCGCGTGCACCCGGGCGAGAACATGCGCGTGTTCCCGATCTCGAACTGGACCGAGCTCGACGTCTGGCAGTACATCGCCCGCGAGAAGCTGGCCCTGCCCCCGATCTACTATGCGCACGAGCGCCAGGTGATCCCGCGCAACGGCCTGCTGGTGCCGCTGACCCCGCTGACCCCGGCCCGCGAAGGCGAGCAGGTCGAGACCCAGGTCGTGCGCTTCCGCACCGTCGGCGACATCTCCTGCACCTGCCCGGTGGCCTCGACCGCCTCGACGCCGGACGACATCATCGCCGAAACCGCGATCACCCAGATCACCGAGCGCGGCGCGACCCGCATGGACGACCAGACCTCGGAAGCGTCGATGGAAAAACGCAAGAAACAAGGATATTTCTGA
- a CDS encoding DUF934 domain-containing protein produces the protein MPKLQHHEQIIKGRAVVADDWRVLRLDEGETPETVEIPAGKVIVPLKVWQARRDELVQRAGEIGLWFAPDELASAVQDELDKFGVIAVDFPKFTDGRGYSIAFNLRKRLGYTGELRAIGDVLRDQLFQMHRCGFDAYATRQDRSIQDALKGLTVFSETYQASSDQPLPLFRRVKRDVPLEHSDVGAGI, from the coding sequence ATGCCTAAGCTGCAGCACCACGAACAGATCATCAAGGGCCGCGCGGTCGTCGCCGACGACTGGCGCGTCCTGCGCCTCGACGAGGGGGAGACCCCGGAAACGGTCGAGATCCCGGCCGGCAAAGTCATCGTCCCGCTGAAGGTCTGGCAGGCCCGGCGCGACGAACTGGTGCAGCGCGCCGGCGAGATCGGCCTGTGGTTCGCCCCCGACGAACTGGCATCGGCCGTCCAGGACGAGCTGGACAAGTTCGGCGTGATCGCCGTCGACTTCCCGAAGTTCACGGATGGCCGCGGCTATTCGATCGCCTTCAACCTGCGCAAGCGCCTGGGCTACACCGGCGAGCTGCGCGCGATCGGCGACGTGCTGCGCGACCAGTTGTTCCAGATGCATCGCTGCGGCTTCGACGCCTATGCGACGCGCCAGGACCGTTCGATCCAGGACGCACTGAAGGGCCTGACCGTCTTCTCGGAAACCTACCAGGCGTCAAGCGATCAACCGCTGCCGCTGTTCCGCCGCGTAAAGCGCGACGTGCCGCTGGAACACAGCGACGTCGGCGCGGGTATCTAA
- a CDS encoding PAS domain-containing protein, whose protein sequence is MIDLPDQPHLRGGGAMGALIRCHDWSTTPLGAVESWPLSLKTAVSLILRAQQPMFIGWGPRYISLYNDGYIPILGDKHPDALGHPMAEVWSEIWDELRPLNEAVMRGEALSFDNKPFQLAGRETSGPHYFSFTYTPLLDDGGQVAGIFCVAIETTSTVTLADKARAASAAQQALAESEERLRLATAASEIAFWDVNVLDGSLIWQPGLRTMFGISTDEALSLDDFFAGLHPDDRATVARAFAAACDPQRRELYNVEYRTVGRDDGRVRWIAAKGRGLFDDAGRCVRANGTAMDITSRKTAELAMEMALEASHTGTFHWDIQDNRLTWDDALDRLFGLRPGEAVRSLDQFIALVHPDDRAEVIRRCERCRDAGDDFEMEFRVVYPDGSVHWLYDRGRTLLDQAGRAKTMTGACVDITNYVRTREALKLADRQKDDFLATLAHELRNPLAPLRTGLHLLQNIKSELPSQAKLVLNIMQRQLDHMVHLVDDLLDIARIRQGKILLRQDPLSLQSVLEQALEGTQALLDAQGHEVILDHVDPALRVTGDPTRLVQVVGNLLNNAAKYTPRGGRVSLRGGEATQPDMLLIEVADTGIGIPPDMLEHVFNRFTQVPQHLDHAQGGLGIGLSVVKSLVEMHGGRVAAESAGPGAGSLFRIWLPRADAPEPVEVASPSSPGSTGRHRVLVVDDNRDAAETMAMVLDMSGHEVFLAHDGQTAVEMVKRHDPEVVFLDIGMPGMNGYETASLLRTLPGAQARMLVALTGWGSEADQARSLAAGFDIHLTKPVDIDKVHRVLSAKFSQEPRASTASALLQASI, encoded by the coding sequence ATGATCGACCTTCCCGACCAGCCGCACCTGCGCGGTGGTGGCGCTATGGGCGCACTGATCCGTTGCCACGACTGGTCGACCACGCCGCTTGGCGCAGTGGAATCATGGCCTCTGTCCCTGAAGACGGCCGTGAGCCTGATCCTGCGCGCGCAGCAGCCCATGTTCATCGGCTGGGGACCACGCTACATCTCGCTCTACAACGACGGTTACATTCCGATCCTCGGCGACAAGCATCCCGATGCGCTCGGCCATCCGATGGCCGAGGTATGGAGCGAGATCTGGGACGAATTACGGCCGCTGAACGAGGCCGTCATGCGCGGCGAGGCGCTGTCATTCGACAACAAGCCGTTCCAGTTGGCCGGCCGCGAAACCTCCGGACCGCACTATTTCAGCTTCACCTACACGCCCTTGCTGGATGACGGCGGGCAGGTCGCGGGCATCTTCTGCGTGGCGATCGAAACCACCTCGACGGTGACGCTCGCGGACAAGGCACGCGCCGCGAGCGCGGCGCAGCAGGCCCTGGCCGAGAGCGAAGAACGCCTGCGCCTGGCCACCGCCGCTTCCGAGATCGCGTTCTGGGACGTGAACGTTCTCGATGGCAGCCTGATCTGGCAACCGGGGCTGCGCACCATGTTCGGCATCTCGACCGATGAAGCGCTGTCGCTGGACGACTTCTTCGCGGGCCTGCATCCGGACGACCGGGCGACAGTGGCCCGCGCATTCGCGGCGGCCTGCGATCCGCAGCGGCGCGAGCTGTACAACGTCGAGTACCGCACCGTGGGACGCGACGACGGCCGGGTTCGCTGGATTGCGGCCAAGGGACGCGGACTATTCGACGACGCCGGCCGCTGTGTGCGCGCCAACGGCACGGCCATGGACATCACCAGCCGCAAGACCGCCGAACTGGCGATGGAGATGGCGCTGGAGGCCAGCCACACCGGCACCTTCCACTGGGATATCCAGGACAACCGGCTCACCTGGGACGACGCGCTCGACCGCCTGTTCGGCCTGCGCCCAGGGGAGGCAGTGCGTAGCCTCGACCAATTCATCGCCCTGGTTCATCCGGACGACCGTGCCGAGGTTATTCGCCGCTGCGAGCGCTGCCGCGATGCCGGTGACGATTTCGAGATGGAATTCCGGGTGGTGTACCCGGATGGTTCGGTGCACTGGCTGTACGATCGCGGCCGGACCCTCCTTGACCAGGCGGGCCGTGCGAAGACAATGACCGGCGCTTGTGTCGACATTACCAACTACGTACGCACACGCGAGGCGCTCAAGCTTGCCGATCGCCAGAAGGACGACTTCCTGGCCACGCTCGCGCACGAGTTGCGCAACCCGCTCGCACCTTTGCGCACCGGGCTGCACCTGCTGCAGAACATCAAAAGCGAGCTGCCGAGCCAGGCGAAGCTGGTGCTGAACATCATGCAACGCCAGCTCGATCACATGGTGCACCTGGTCGACGACCTGCTCGACATCGCCCGCATCCGGCAGGGCAAGATCCTGCTGCGGCAGGATCCGCTTTCGCTGCAATCGGTACTCGAACAGGCGCTGGAGGGCACGCAGGCCCTGCTCGACGCGCAGGGCCATGAAGTCATTCTGGACCATGTGGATCCGGCGCTGCGGGTCACCGGCGACCCGACACGGCTGGTACAGGTGGTGGGTAACCTGCTTAACAACGCGGCGAAGTACACGCCACGCGGAGGACGCGTGTCGCTGCGGGGTGGCGAGGCCACGCAGCCGGACATGCTGCTCATCGAGGTGGCGGACACGGGCATCGGCATCCCGCCCGACATGCTCGAGCACGTTTTCAACCGGTTCACGCAGGTGCCGCAGCACCTGGACCACGCGCAGGGCGGACTGGGCATCGGCCTGAGCGTCGTCAAGAGCCTGGTCGAGATGCACGGTGGCCGCGTCGCCGCCGAGAGCGCCGGCCCGGGCGCCGGCAGCCTGTTCCGCATCTGGCTGCCGCGTGCGGACGCACCGGAGCCGGTCGAGGTCGCATCGCCTTCGAGTCCGGGCAGCACCGGGCGCCACCGCGTGCTGGTCGTCGACGACAACCGCGATGCGGCCGAGACCATGGCCATGGTGCTGGACATGAGCGGCCACGAGGTATTCCTCGCGCACGACGGGCAGACGGCGGTCGAGATGGTAAAGCGGCATGATCCAGAGGTGGTGTTCCTCGACATCGGCATGCCGGGCATGAATGGCTACGAGACAGCCTCCCTGTTACGGACCTTGCCGGGCGCGCAGGCCCGCATGCTGGTGGCGCTCACCGGCTGGGGCAGCGAGGCCGATCAGGCGCGCAGCCTCGCGGCGGGTTTCGACATCCACCTGACCAAGCCAGTCGACATCGACAAAGTCCACCGCGTGCTGTCGGCGAAGTTCAGCCAGGAGCCTCGCGCTTCGACTGCGAGTGCTTTGCTTCAGGCGTCCATCTGA